In Gammaproteobacteria bacterium, the genomic stretch TTGGCCACCCAAGGATTTATTAAAACCACCCGAGGAAAAAACGGTGGTATGCAACTGGCAGACAAACCGGAAAAAATTACCATCGGTTCAGTCGTGAGAAAAATGGAAGCAAACTTTGACATCGTGGAATGTTTCAACGACAAGAATGCCCGTTGTAATGTAGTCCCTATTTGCAACCTCAAATCTGTATTACAAAAAGCCAGCGCTAACTTCCTGAGCTACCTGGATCAATTTAGCATCGCCGATGCTGTGGACGCGGATAAACAGGCGGGAATTGTCATACC encodes the following:
- a CDS encoding Rrf2 family transcriptional regulator, whose product is MFHPTIANIMQLTLHTDYALRVLIYLSLKPSEMVTIDEITDYYGVSRNHLVKVVHHLATQGFIKTTRGKNGGMQLADKPEKITIGSVVRKMEANFDIVECFNDKNARCNVVPICNLKSVLQKASANFLSYLDQFSIADAVDADKQAGIVIPFIK